From one Pan troglodytes isolate AG18354 chromosome 13, NHGRI_mPanTro3-v2.0_pri, whole genome shotgun sequence genomic stretch:
- the INPP1 gene encoding inositol polyphosphate 1-phosphatase: MSDILRELLCVSEKAANIARACRQQEALFQLLIEEKKEGEKNKKFAVDFKTLADVLVQEVIKQNMENKFPGLEKNIFGEESNEFTNDWGEKITLRLCSTEEETAELLSKVLNGNKVASEALARVVHQDVAFTDPTLDSTEINVPQDILGIWVDPIDSTYQYIKGSADIKSNQGIFPCGLQCVTILIGVYDIQTGVPLMGVINQPFVSRDPNTLRWKGQCYWGLSYMGTNMHSLQLTISRRNGSETHTGNTGSEAAFSPSFSAVISASEKETIKAALSRVCGDRIFGAAGAGYKSLCVVQGLVDIYIFSEDTTFKWDSCAAHAILRAMGGGIVDLKECLERNPETGLDLPQLVYHVENEGAAGVDRWANKGGLIAYRSRKRLETFLSLLVQNLAPAETHT; the protein is encoded by the exons ATGTCAGATATCCTCCGGGAGCTGCTCTGTGTCTCTGAGAAGGCTGCTAACATTGCCCGGGCGTGCAGACAGCAGGAAGccctcttccagctgctgatcgaagaaaagaaagagggagaaaagaacaaGAAGTTTGCAGTTGACTTCAAGACGCTGGCTGATGTACTGGTACAGGAAGTTATAAAACAGAATATGGAGAACAAG TTTCCAggcttggaaaaaaatatttttggagaagAATCCAATGAGTTTACTAATGACTGGG GGGAAAAGATTACCTTGAGGTTGTGTtcaacagaggaagaaacagcAGAGCTTCTTAGCAAAGTCCTCAATGGTAACAAGGTGGCATCTGAAGCATTAGCCAGGGTTGTTCATCAGGATGTTGCCTTTACTGACCCAACTCTGGATTCCACAGAGATCAATGTTCCACAGGACATTTTGGGAATTTGGGTGGACCCCATAG atTCAACTTATCAGTATATAAAAGGTTCTGCTGACATTAAATCCAACCAGGGAATCTTCCCCTGTGGACTTCAGTGTGTCACCATTTTAATTGGTGTCTATGACATACAGACAGGGGTTCCCCTGATGGGAGTCATCAATCAACCTTTTGTGTCACGAGATCCAAACACCCTCAG GTGGAAAGGACAGTGCTATTGGGGCCTTTCTTACATGGGGACCAACATGCATTCACTACAGCTCACCATCTCTAGAAGAAACGGCAGTGAAACACACACTGGAAACACCGGCTCTGAGGCAGCATTCTCCCCCAGTTTTTCAGCCGTAATTAGTGCAAGTGAAAAGGAGACTATCAAAGCTGCATTGTCACGTGTGTGTGGAGATCGCATATTTGGGGCAGCTGGGGCTGGTTATAAGAGCCTATGTGTTGTCCAAGGCCTGGTTGACATTTACATCTTTTCAGAAGATACCACATTCAAGTGGGACTCTTGTGCTGCTCATGCCATACTGCGGGCCATGGGTGGGGGAATAGTAGACTTGAAAGAATGCTTAGAAAGAAATCCAGAAACAGGGCTTGATTTGCCACAGTTGGTGTACCACGTGGAAAATGAGGGTGCTGCTGGGGTGGATCGGTGGGCCAACAAGGGAGGACTCATTGCATACAGATCCAGGAAGCGGCTGGAGACATTCCTGAGCCTCCTGGTCCAAAACCTGGCACCTGCAGAGACGCATACCTAG